A DNA window from Aspergillus nidulans FGSC A4 chromosome I contains the following coding sequences:
- a CDS encoding triose-phosphate isomerase tpiA (transcript_id=CADANIAT00007702), which yields MPRKFFVGGNFKMNGNAESTTSIIKNLNSANLDKSVEVVVSPPALYLLQAREVANKEIGVAAQNVFDKPNGAFTGEISVQQLREANIDWTILGHSERRVILKETDEFIARKTKAAIEGGLQVIFCIGETLEEREANKTIDVVTRQLNAAAKELSKEQWAKVVIAYEPVWAIGTGKVATTEQAQEVHSAIRKWLKDAISAEAAENTRIIYGGSVSEKNCKDLAKEADIDGFLVGGASLKPAFVDIVNARL from the exons ATGCCTCGCAAATTTTTCGTTGGCGGTAACTTCAAGAT GAACGGTAATGCCGAGAGCACTACCTCCATCATCAAGAACCTCAACTCTGCCAACCTGGATAAGTCCGTCGAAGTTGTCGTCTCTCCTCCTGCGCTCTACCTACTCCAGGCCCGCGAGGTCGCCAACAAGGAGATTGGAGTTGCTGCCCAGAACGTCTTCGACAAGCCCAATGGTGCTTTCACCGGTGAGATCAGCGTCCAGCAGCTTCGCGAGGCCAACATCGACTGGACCATCCTTGGACACAGTGAGCGCCGCGTTATCCTCAAGGAGACTGATGAG TTCATTGCTCGCAAGACTAAGGCTGCCATTGAGGGTGGCCTGCAAGTGATTTTCTGCATCGGTGAGACGCTTGAG GAGCGTGAGGCCAACAAGACCATCGATGTAGTCACTCGTCAGCTCAACGCGGCGGCTAAggagctctccaaggagCAGTGGGCCAAGGTTGTCATCGCCTACGAGCCCGTTTG GGCCATTGGAACCGGTAAGGTCGCTACAACCGAGCAGGCCCAGGAAGTCCACTCTGCCATCCGCAAGTGGCTGAAGGACGCCATCTCCGCTGAGGCCGCTGAGAACACCCGGATCATTTATGGCGGCTCAGTGAGTGAGAAGAACTGCAAAGATCTCGCGAAGGAGGCCGATATCGAtggcttcctcgtcggcgGCGCCAGCCTTAAGCCTGCCT TCGTCGATATTGTCAATGCCCGCCTGTAA
- the mdmB gene encoding protein mdmB (transcript_id=CADANIAT00007703): MLDFMDYIQLAFAEGTQRNCDNSYSSLTATTQNLLDFTTPERVRIHLSSLSTPNFATSYTLGTVGLIEGSISYLYSNISFDNTPSKSALIPLRKLAPGYRQVQAPIAPPSSKGQKATLLHATLHLPPPTTLNALFLRRISPTMQLSLAVSSTRGPPLSKSAPQATLLTQLTHDTGKYSNEYLFSTDNSLFGWRGLWNFGPDPRFNNNAQRLSLLSAGAEAYYSPVSSLIGMSTGLRFCTLPAATSSTPNPNTPISTFPYTLTLTLTPLTGSLSTSYSVRASPNLSFSSRFGFNVYSWESEMVAGFELWRQSRKAAIVDNDGLEWARNKARIWDIPASSQVPEPITPSEEETQESVLKVRVDQSWNVRLLWEGRVKELLVSAGVGLGPSSFSPSSYANSQATAGAQGSSGGPPTSYWRGVGVSVSYSS; this comes from the exons ATGCTTGATTTCATGGACTATATACAACTCGCCTTTGCGGAGGGGACGCAACGTAATTGCGACAACTCGTACTCGTCGCTCACAGCGACGACGCAGA acctcctcgacttcaCAACACCCGAACGTGTCCGGATACACCTATCTTCTCTATCGACACCCAACTTCGCGACGAGTTATACACTCGGTACCGTCGGGCTAATCGAGGGCTCCATTTCATACCTATACAGCAATATATCATTCGACAATACGCCAAGTAAAAGCGCTCTAATTCCCCTCCGCAAGCTTGCTCCTGGCTATAGACAAGTACAAGCGCCCATCGCGCCCCCG AGCTCAAAGGGCCAGAAGGCGACGCTACTTCATGCAACTTTGCATCTGCCGCCACCAACGACTCTCAACGCGCTTTTCTTGCGACGCATTTCGCCGACTATGCAGCTCTCACTTGCCGTCTCCTCAACAAGGGGACCTCCATTATCAAAATCCGCGCCACAGGCTACACTCCTGACCCAACTCACCCACGACACCGGAAAATACAGTAATGAGTATCTGTTCAGTACGGATAATTCCCTCTTTGGCTGGCGCGGACTATGGAACTTTGGTCCTGATCCCCGGTTCAATAACAACGCGCAACGGTTATCCCTGCTATCGGCTGGTGCAGAGGCCTATTATTCTCCCGTATCATCATTAATAGGCATGTCGACCGGCCTCAGGTTCTGCACTTTACCAGCGGCCACTTCATCGACGCCCAACCCCAATACACCAATTTCTACCTTCCCATATACCCTAACACTCACACTCACTCCGTTGACCGGATCGCTCTCAACGTCCTACTCCGTACGGGCTTCTCCCAATCTTTCCTTCAGCTCCCGTTTCGGCTTCAACGTCTACAGCTGGGAAAGCGAAATGGTGGCAGGGTTCGAACTCTGGCGACAGTCAAGAAAGGCCGCCATAGTAGACAACGATGGCCTTGAATGGGCTCGCAATAAGGCTCGCATCTGGGACATTCCGGCTTCTTCCCAGGTGCCAGAACCAATCACGCCTAGCGAAGAAGAAACCCAAGAATCAGTCCTTAAGGTCCGAGTTGATCAGTCTTGGAATGTACGCCTTCTCTGGGAAGGCCGAGTTAAGGAGCTCCTTGTGAGCGCTGGTGTCGGGCTTGGACCGAGTTCGTTCTCACCTTCCTCGTATGCAAATTCTCAAGCTACGGCAGGTGCGCAGGGGAGCAGTGGAGGCCCTCCGACGTCGTACTGGCGCGGTGTCGGTGTTTCGGTGTCGTATTCTTCCTAA
- a CDS encoding uncharacterized protein (transcript_id=CADANIAT00007701) — translation MNPPLPHPHQAAAHPGERPHFSFNPSSSVNLDYLANQMNNVDIQQERFSPSTESRSRDFTANADTGEHTGAYYVGYTFFKAPAAPGYQPSWKRVEKTKMNLRQNDLADLVRKGSKKRSVAEQYQSLSNMKRPHVDRLVESLQQSNPHLQWICVYVKEDTRDLKGKNFRRREYETTSMHVILMGKPTNRPTPTSQVPKQLRDRGPLQGQRPLSESQHRPFVGHGLYNDVRGMSGYPQMPMPPQMHSMQTGPTQIHQQGPVSFHPPPENVMREPSYPEEAERTHNAPRNQPTPAPVVHNHKHPAPAPAIKPNPPEHGAPRVTVQPDRKDHKKESAHQNMSRDRKTQAKVKHDQLPKQRPEPEPDLVYDSASSDELPTQENDYDISGEEFSSRETKALKIPEPWRGSLYRGHSSSQSRRNYRTHYRKDPSYRRESHRAGNNGYRGYRDESVIDIVPADSKHTTKHAIRRYDGSRQWAAQPSIVHQQPSKDEVELLMSQIRERAQNDIRSRMLGDWEADLIDREHLFEYQKQLFRDTLRTERMDDVGLMNRARSLREHPTNTRGYLPRALHYY, via the coding sequence ATGAATCCGCCTTTACCTCATCCACACCAGGCGGCAGCCCACCCGGGCGAGAGGCCTCATTTTTCCTTCAACCCGTCGAGTTCCGTAAACCTTGATTACCTAGCAAATCAGATGAACAATGTCGATATTCAGCAAGAAAGATTCAGCCCAAGTACCGAGTCGAGGTCAAGGGACTTCACTGCGAATGCCGACACCGGTGAGCATACGGGGGCATACTATGTTGGCTACACATTCTTCAAGGCGCCGGCTGCCCCAGGATATCAACCATCGTGGAAAAGAGttgagaagaccaagatgAACTTGAGGCAGAATGACCTTGCCGACCTAGTACGGAAGGGATCCAAGAAGAGATCAGTCGCAGAGCAATACCAGAGTCTTTCAAATATGAAACGACCCCATGTGGATCGGCTGGTTGAGAGCCTTCAACAGAGTAACCCTCACTTACAATGGATCTGCGTTTATGTAAAGGAGGACACCCGAGACCTCAAAGGCAAGAACTTTCGTCGCCGCGAGTATGAAACCACATCAATGCATGTCATCCTCATGGGAAAACCGACGAATCGACCAACACCAACTTCCCAAGTGCCCAAACAGCTCAGAGACCGGGGACCGCTTCAGGGCCAGCGTCCTTTGTCAGAGAGTCAACATAGACCCTTCGTCGGGCATGGTCTCTACAATGACGTACGGGGCATGTCGGGCTATCCTCAGATGCCTATGCCACCCCAAATGCATAGCATGCAAACAGGCCCTACACAGATACACCAGCAGGGTCCTGTTTCTTTTCACCCGCCACCAGAAAATGTGATGAGGGAGCCATCATATCcggaagaagctgagcgaACACATAATGCTCCCAGAAATCAACCAACGCCGGCGCCAGTTGTTCACAACCATAAGCACCCTGCCCCTGCGCCAGCTATCAAGCCCAATCCACCAGAACATGGTGCTCCAAGAGTTACAGTACAACCGGATCGCAAAGATCATAAGAAAGAGAGTGCCCATCAGAACATGTCTCGTGACCGCAAAACCCAGGCGAAGGTCAAGCATGATCAGTTGCCAAAACAGCGCCCTGAGCCAGAACCGGATCTAGTGTACGACAGTGCTAGCAGTGATGAATTACCAACCCAAGAAAATGACTATGACATTTCAGGTGAAGAGTTCTCAAGCCGTGAAACCAAGGCACTGAAGATCCCAGAGCCCTGGCGAGGGAGTCTCTACCGTGGCCATTCGTCCTCGCAGTCTCGCCGTAACTACCGCACCCACTATCGGAAAGACCCGAGTTATCGGAGGGAATCGCATCGGGCTGGCAACAATGGGTACAGAGGATACCGGGATGAGAGTGTTATCGACATTGTTCCGGCGGACTCAAAGCATACTACGAAACATGCGATTAGGAGGTATGACGGTAGCCGACAGTGGGCGGCCCAGCCAAGCATCGTTCACCAACAGCCTAGCAAAGACGAGGTAGAACTGCTTATGAGCCAGATCCGTGAACGAGCACAAAACGATATCCGCAGTCGGATGCTAGGGGATTGGGAAGCAGACCTCATAGATCGTGAGCACTTATTCGAATATCAAAAGCAGCTGTTTAGGGACACCCTTCGCACCGAGCGAATGGACGATGTCGGTCTGATGAACCGCGCAAGGTCCCTGCGTGAGCACCCCACAAATACTCGTGGCTATCTGCCGAGGGCCCTGCATTATTATTAA
- a CDS encoding mitochondrial 54S ribosomal protein MRPL51 (transcript_id=CADANIAT00007706), with protein sequence MPVQGVRAVSTARNGVGAFILQCKRLDFHYCDWAGSSRGMNAFLKHALPAFAKENPQIEIRVSPRPHKHPIIKGHYINGREKAICVRNLEPEQITQKANLLKQASGEKLKRTKKPVTSINESVRGIWSPYHGGLKSV encoded by the exons ATGCCAGTACAAGGGGTTCGAGCAGTATCCACTGCCAGA AACGGCGTTGGTGCCTTCATTCTGCAATGCAAGCGCTTGGATTTCCACTACTGTGACTGGGCTGGCAGTTCCCGGGGAATGAA CGCTTTCCTGAAGCATGCCCTTCCAGCTTTCGCGAAAGAAAACCCCCAGATTGAGATCCGAGTCTCACCACGACCTCACAAGCACCCTATCATCAAAGGACACTATATCAACGGACGAGAGAAGGCGATCTGCGTGCGGAATCTCGAGCCGGAACAGATAACCCAGAAAGCCAACTTATTGAAGCAGGCTAGCggcgagaagctgaagcgcaCCAAGAAGCCCGTCACGAGTATCAACGAGAGTGTTCGTGGTATCTGGTCGCCTTACCACGGAGGCCTCAAGTCTGTTTGA
- a CDS encoding U1 small nuclear ribonucleoprotein 70 kDa (transcript_id=CADANIAT00007705): MTDKLPPPLLALFQPRPPLRWVTPIDRAPDDIKKSKLSGVAQFLPEVKKTAEETEYNPAETWLQRKLRQKAEKKEQLHKHLTEGLAAYDPNSDPQARGDPFKTLFVSRLSYEATEQDLEREFGRFGPIERIRIVKDTVTPKGAKKPHRGYAFIVYEREKDMKDLIHKLAAYKETDGIRIKDRRVLVDVERGRTVKGWKPRRFGGGLGGRGYTKALPSRPIGPGGFGPPSGPGGYGGGFRGGFRGGSRGGFRNDRGFGPRGGIGYQGGRSGFGGQAPPNAPSGPGGGRSGGYGGRSDRGGTGSNREPIRPRDSYGDRDRRDRDRDGDRRDRDRDSYRYRDRDRERERYGSREDQGRKRYHEDDSYDDSRAKRRY; the protein is encoded by the exons ATGACGGACAAGCTTCCCCCTCCCCTTCTGGCCCTTTTCCAACCCCGGCCGCCCTTGCGCTGGGTTACGCCCATCGATCGTGCGCCCGacgacatcaagaagagcaaaCTTTCTGGCGTCGCCCAGTTCTTACCCGAAgtgaagaagacggccgagGAGACCGAATACAACCCGGCAGAAACATGGCTGCAGCGCAAATTGCGCCaaaaggcggagaagaaagagcaatTGCATAAGCATCTCACTGAGGGTCTTGCAGCTT ATGACCCAAATTCTGATCCCCAAGCACGTGGGGATCCATTCAAGacgctcttcgtctctcGTTTAAGCTATGAAGCTACTGAACAAGATCTGGAGCGGGAGTTTGGACGATTCGGTCCCATTGAACGA ATCCGCATTGTTAAAGATACCGTTACCCCCAAAGGCGCGAAGAAGCCCCACCGAGGATACGCATTTATCGTCTATGAGCGCGAGAAGGATATGAAAG ATCTCATTCATAAATTAGCGGCCTACAAGGAAACAGATGGTATCAGAATCAAAGACCGACGCGTCTTGGTTGATGTTGAACGTGGTCGGACAgtcaagggctggaagcCCCGTCGGTTTGGTGGTGGCCTAGGGGGCCGAGGTTACACAAAAGCATTACCTTCACGTCCTATTGGCCCTGGAGGCTTTGGTCCACCATCTGGTCCAGGTGGTTATGGCGGCGGATTCCGTGGTGGTTTCAGAGGAGGTTCCAGAGGAGGGTTTCGTAATGACCGTGGCTTTGGGCCTCGCGGCGGCATTGGGTATCAAGGTGGCCGTAGCGGATTCGGTGGCCAGGCGCCGCCAAACGCTCCGTCAGGACCAGGAGGTGGGCGCAGTGGAGGTTATGGTGGCCGTTCGGATCGTGGTGGAACTGGGAGCAATCGTGAACCTATTAGGCCTCGGGATAGCTACGGTGATCGTGACAGGCGTGACCGAGACCGCGATGGCGACCGTCGAGACCGTGATAGAGACAGCTATCGGTACCGCGACCGTGATCGCGAGCGCGAAAGATACGGCAgcagagaagaccaaggacgAAAGAGATACCACGAAGACGATTCATACGATGATTCCCGTGCCAAGCGGCGATACTAA
- a CDS encoding ESCRT-III subunit protein DID4 (transcript_id=CADANIAT00007700): MNIVEWAFGKRMTPAERLRKHQRALDRTQRELDRERTKLENQEKKLIQDIKKSAKNGQIGACKIQAKDLVRTRRYIQKFYQMRTQLQAISLRIQTVRSNEQMMQSMKGATMLLGSMNRQMNLPALQRIAMEFERENDIMDQRQEMMDDAIDEATGIEGEEEEGEDIVKEVLDEIGVDLSQALGETPSGIQKESVSEGRVAQAIGAGGAGGASDDDDLQARLDSLRR, encoded by the exons ATGAAT ATCGTCGAATGGGCTTTTGGAAAGCGGATGACGCCTGCAGAGCGTCTCCGCAAGCACCAGCGGGCGCTTGACAGGACACAACGCGAACTTGATAGAGAACGAACAAAGCTGGAAaaccaggaaaagaaactcATACAGGATATTAAGAAGAGCGCAAAGAATGGACAGATTGGGGCCTGCAAAATTCAGGCCAAAGACCTGGTACGCACGCGAAG ATATATCCAAAAGTTCTATCAAATGCGAACACAACTACAGGCTATCTCCCTGCGCATTCAA ACCGTTAGAAGCAACGAACAGATGATGCAGTCGATGAAAGGTGCGACCATGTTACTGGGGAGCATGAATCGGCAGATGAACCTCCCAGCGCTACAGCGGATTGCGATGGAGTTCGAGCGAGAGAACGACATAATGGACCAACGACAGGAGATGATGGATGACGCAATTGACGAAGCAACTGGGatagagggagaggaagaagaaggcgaagacatTGTCAAGGAAGTTTTGGATGAAATTGGGGTGGATCTCAGCCAGGCG CTGGGAGAGACTCCATCGGGGATACAGAAAGAGTCGGTCAGTGAGGGCCGGGTGGCTCAAGCGattggtgctggtggtgccGGCGGCGCaagtgacgatgacgacctcCAAGCAAGGCTTGACAGTCTCAGACGATAA
- a CDS encoding ribosome assembly factor MRT4 (transcript_id=CADANIAT00007704), whose amino-acid sequence MPRSKRARIVHESKTAKKSHKEQTRRLYANIRECVEKYDHLFVFSVDNMRNTYLKDVRTEFADSRLFFGKTKVMAVALGHNPETEAAENLHLLTPYLTGAVGLLFTSRDPASVTDYFDAFRPLDFARAGTEATRSFSIPAGLVYSRAGEIPTSEDEPVSHTIEPELRKLGVPTRLVKGKVMLELTDGQEGYPVCKKGEILDSRQTTLLKMFGVQTSEFRVGLKAHWARATGKVEILEKNENEMEVE is encoded by the exons ATGCCTCGTTCCAAGCGTGCCAGGATCGTCCATGAGTCCAAGACCGCCAAAAAATCGCACAAGGAACAGACCAGACGCCTGTACGCCAATATTCGCGAATGCGTCGAGAAATATGAccatctcttcgtcttctccgtcGACAACATGCGAAACACATACCTGAAGGATGTGCGCACAGAGTTCGCTGATAGTCG CCTTTTCTTTGGCAAGACTAAAGTCATGGCCGTCGCCCTTGGCCATAACCCCGAGACGGAAGCTGCTGAAaacctccacctcctcactCCCTATCTTACCGGCGCCGTCGgtctcctcttcacctcaAGAGACCCCGCCTCTGTCACCGACTACTTTGACGCTTTCCGCCCCCTGGACTTTGCTCGCGCCGGAACAGAAGCTACCCGTTCTTTCTCCATACCTGCAGGCCTTGTTTACTCACGTGCCGGCGAGATCCCTACCTCAGAAGACGAACCCGTCAGCCATACGATTGAGCCggagctgcgcaagctggGCGTACCCACTCGTCTTGTTAAGGGGAAGGTAATGCTTGAGTTGACAGATGGACAAGAGGGGTATCCTGTTTGCAAGAAAGGGGAGATTCTGGATTCGAGGCAGACAACTTTGCTGAAGATGTTTGGTGTGCAGACGTCGGAGTTCAGAGTCGGACTGAAGGCTCACTGGGCTAGGGCAACCGGGAAAGTTGAAATCTtggagaagaatgagaatgagATGGAGGTGGAATAA